The following are encoded together in the Coffea arabica cultivar ET-39 chromosome 1c, Coffea Arabica ET-39 HiFi, whole genome shotgun sequence genome:
- the LOC113731409 gene encoding B3 domain-containing transcription repressor VAL1 isoform X3, with protein sequence MGSKICMNEVCRLTTSPEWKQGWGLKSGGFATLCSSCGTAYENLVFCEKFHLDEDGWRECKICRKRIHCGCVASKMLHEFLDFGGVGCITCVKQMDTPSLRTVKILGDEIPNGTIGHRSFDSLLQLCNNVDVNGSKKMFKPHKVGTNASLGQKKGEGTALPFEQVNTSSPNFTPQSVGSSMFVKPEISRQNQGFKDMAESLAQPSVNFSLSNALSASGSALPISEGIVEGSEQNRVSTAQQGQRARQILPKPPKPGSSVGSENTKGMGSQTRIARPPAEGRGRSQLLPRYWPRITDQELQQISGDLKSTVVPLFEKVLSASDAGRIGRLVLPKACAEAYFPPINQSEGLPIRIQDVKGKEWTFQFRFWPNNNSRMYVLEGVTPCIQNMQLQAGDTVTFSRIDPGGQLVMGFRKSTTNVETQDPQPSGLPNGGSPGETSYLGASDNMLAISENGNNGGQIHEDSSQRNILIPEKKKARNIGLKNKRLLMHSDDAMELRVTWEEAQELLRPPTNSPTIIKIEDCEFEEYDQEPPIFGKRTIFTVQPSGQQEQWAQCDNCSKWRRLPMHVLVPARWTCPDNAWVLNSTCSAPDDINPRELEALNIASKDFKRRRIVEAKVAEDYEPSGLDALATAAVLGDNMGDLTEMSVGATTKHPRHRPGCSCIVCIQPPSGKGKHPPSCKCNVCLTVKRRFKTLMMRKKKRQSDREAELLQGKDQETPPLDMSEMEGAAEQALLLTNHSDAERSQNGSLMEAGESNKGQLDLNCHPSREEDMLAEAAAGINLATLIDAASIPLDVYMRQDGVASLSHHLLPSHAPGDGEGSLPEEGCSASANMGPEKKGKEE encoded by the exons ATGGGGTCCAAGATTTGCATGAACGAGGTGTGCCGTTTAACGACGTCGCCTGAGTGGAAGCAAGGTTGGGGATTGAAATCGGGTGGATTCGCCACGCTCTGCTCCAGCTgcgg AACTGCTTATGAAAATCTAGTTTTCTGTGAGAAATTCCACCTGGATGAGGATGGTTGGAGGGAATGCAAAATATGCAGAAAG CGAATCCATTGTGGGTGTGTCGCTTCAAAAATGTTGCATGAGTTCTTGGATTTCGGAGGTGTGGGTTGTATAACGTGTGTCAAGCAAATGGATACTCCTTCATTGAGAACGGTTAAG ATCCTCGGAGATGAAATTCCCAATGGTACAATAGGTCATAGAAGTTTTGACAGTCTGCTCCAACTCTGCAATAATGTGGATGTAAATGGTTCCAAAAAAATGTTTAAGCCTCATAAAGTTGGAACTAATGCATCTCTTGGGCAGAAGAAAGGTGAAGGAACCGCGCTTCCTTTTGAGCAAGTCAACACAAGCTCCCCCAATTTCACCCCCCAATCTGTTGGATCATCCATGTTTGTCAAACCAGAGATCAGTAGACAAAATCAAGGGTTTAAAGACATGGCTGAATCTCTAGCTCAGCCATCTGTAAATTTCTCATTGAGCAACGCTCTAAGTGCTTCAGGCTCAGCCCTGCCCATTTCTGAAGGGATTGTGGAAGGAAGCGAACAGAACAGAGTTTCTACTGCCCAGCAAGGACAAAGGGCACGCCAGATTCTGCCCAAACCCCCCAAACCTGGCTCCAGTGTAGGCTCTGAGAACACTAAAGGAATGGGTTCTCAAACACGCATTGCCAGGCCTCCTGCTGAAGGGCGAGGTCGCAGTCAGTTGCTTCCTCGCTATTGGCCCAGGATCACAGACCAAGAATTGCAGCAGATATCTGGGGa TTTGAAATCCACTGTTGTACCGTTGTTTGAGAAAGTTCTCAGTGCTAGTGATGCTGGCCGGATTGGTCGTCTGGTTCTTCCCAAGGCATGTGCTGAG GCATACTTCCCTCCTATTAATCAATCAGAAGGTCTGCCGATAAGGATACAGGATGTGAAGGGTAAAGAGTGGACATTCCAGTTCAGATTTTGGCCCAATAATAACAGCAGAATGTATGTCTTGGAGGGGGTTACTCCTTGCATACAGAACATGCAACTGCAAGCTGGCGATACTG TGACATTTAGCCGTATAGACCCTGGTGGACAACTTGTCATGGGTTTCCGGAAGTCAACAACCAATGTTGAGACGCAG GATCCACAGCCATCTGGCCTTCCTAATGGCGGTTCTCCTGGTGAAACTTCGTATTTAGGTGCTAGTGATAACATGCTTGCT ATTTCTGAAAATGGCAACAATGGAGGTCAGATACATGAAGATTCCTCACAACGGAATATCTTGATCCCAGAAAAAAAGAAGGCACGAAATATTGGGTTAAAGAACAAGAGGCTTCTCATGCACAGTGACGATGCCATGGAACTTAGAGTTACGTGGGAAGAAGCGCAAGAGCTTCTACGGCCACCTACAAACAGCCCAACAATTATCAAGATTGAGGACTGTGAATTTGAGGAATATGAT CAGGAACCACCGATATTTGGGAAGAGGACTATATTTACTGTTCAACCATCTGG GCAGCAGGAACAGTGGGCTCAATGTGACAATTGCTCAAAATGGCGCAGGCTGCCCATGCATGTTCTTGTTCCTGCAAGATGGACATGTCCAGACAATGCTTGGGTCTTAAACAG CACATGTTCTGCTCCTGATGATATCAATCCAAGGGAACTGGAAGCTCTCAATATAGCCAGCAAGG ATTTTAAGAGGAGAAGAATAGTAGAAGCCAAGGTAGCTGAAGACTATGAGCCTTCTGGCTTAGATGCATTGGCTACTGCTGCTGTTTTAGGGGACAACATGGGGGATTTGACTGAGATGTCAGTTGGAGCCACTACCAAACATCCTCGCCATCGTCCTGGATGCAGTTGCATTGTCTGCATTCAGCCCCCAAGTGGAAAGGGCAAACACCCACCTTCGTGCAAGTGTAATGTTTGCCTGACTGTGAAAAGGCGCTTCAAAACACTCATGATGCGAAAGAAAAAGCGCCAGTCAGACCGAGAAGCTGAACTTCTCCAGGGAAAGGATCAAGAAACTCCTCCTCTAGATATGTCAGAAATGGAAGGGGCAGCTGAGCAGGCATTGCTGCTGACAAATCATTCAGATGCTGAAAGAAGCCAGAATGGGAGCTTGATGGAGGCAGGAGAGAGCAATAAGGGACAATTAGACCTAAACTGCCACCCCAGTAGGGAAGAAGACATGCTAGCTGAGGCAGCAGCTGGAATCAACTTGGCCACCCTCATAGACGCAGCGAGCATTCCCTTGGACGTGTATATGAGGCAGGATGGGGTTGCAAGCTTGAGCCATCACTTGCTACCATCGCATGCTCCCGGTGACGGTGAAGGGTCCTTACCTGAAGAAGGGTGCAGCGCATCAGCCAATATGGGGCCCGAGAAAAAGGGCAAAGAGGAGTAG
- the LOC113731409 gene encoding B3 domain-containing transcription repressor VAL1 isoform X2: MGSKICMNEVCRLTTSPEWKQGWGLKSGGFATLCSSCGTAYENLVFCEKFHLDEDGWRECKICRKRIHCGCVASKMLHEFLDFGGVGCITCVKQMDTPSLRTVKILGDEIPNGTIGHRSFDSLLQLCNNVDVNGSKKMFKPHKVGTNASLGQKKGEGTALPFEQVNTSSPNFTPQSVGSSMFVKPEISRQNQGFKDMAESLAQPSVNFSLSNALSASGSALPISEGIVEGSEQNRVSTAQQGQRARQILPKPPKPGSSVGSENTKGMGSQTRIARPPAEGRGRSQLLPRYWPRITDQELQQISGDLKSTVVPLFEKVLSASDAGRIGRLVLPKACAEAYFPPINQSEGLPIRIQDVKGKEWTFQFRFWPNNNSRMYVLEGVTPCIQNMQLQAGDTVTFSRIDPGGQLVMGFRKSTTNVETQTQDPQPSGLPNGGSPGETSYLGASDNMLAISENGNNGGQIHEDSSQRNILIPEKKKARNIGLKNKRLLMHSDDAMELRVTWEEAQELLRPPTNSPTIIKIEDCEFEEYDEPPIFGKRTIFTVQPSGQQEQWAQCDNCSKWRRLPMHVLVPARWTCPDNAWVLNSTCSAPDDINPRELEALNIASKDFKRRRIVEAKVAEDYEPSGLDALATAAVLGDNMGDLTEMSVGATTKHPRHRPGCSCIVCIQPPSGKGKHPPSCKCNVCLTVKRRFKTLMMRKKKRQSDREAELLQGKDQETPPLDMSEMEGAAEQALLLTNHSDAERSQNGSLMEAGESNKGQLDLNCHPSREEDMLAEAAAGINLATLIDAASIPLDVYMRQDGVASLSHHLLPSHAPGDGEGSLPEEGCSASANMGPEKKGKEE, from the exons ATGGGGTCCAAGATTTGCATGAACGAGGTGTGCCGTTTAACGACGTCGCCTGAGTGGAAGCAAGGTTGGGGATTGAAATCGGGTGGATTCGCCACGCTCTGCTCCAGCTgcgg AACTGCTTATGAAAATCTAGTTTTCTGTGAGAAATTCCACCTGGATGAGGATGGTTGGAGGGAATGCAAAATATGCAGAAAG CGAATCCATTGTGGGTGTGTCGCTTCAAAAATGTTGCATGAGTTCTTGGATTTCGGAGGTGTGGGTTGTATAACGTGTGTCAAGCAAATGGATACTCCTTCATTGAGAACGGTTAAG ATCCTCGGAGATGAAATTCCCAATGGTACAATAGGTCATAGAAGTTTTGACAGTCTGCTCCAACTCTGCAATAATGTGGATGTAAATGGTTCCAAAAAAATGTTTAAGCCTCATAAAGTTGGAACTAATGCATCTCTTGGGCAGAAGAAAGGTGAAGGAACCGCGCTTCCTTTTGAGCAAGTCAACACAAGCTCCCCCAATTTCACCCCCCAATCTGTTGGATCATCCATGTTTGTCAAACCAGAGATCAGTAGACAAAATCAAGGGTTTAAAGACATGGCTGAATCTCTAGCTCAGCCATCTGTAAATTTCTCATTGAGCAACGCTCTAAGTGCTTCAGGCTCAGCCCTGCCCATTTCTGAAGGGATTGTGGAAGGAAGCGAACAGAACAGAGTTTCTACTGCCCAGCAAGGACAAAGGGCACGCCAGATTCTGCCCAAACCCCCCAAACCTGGCTCCAGTGTAGGCTCTGAGAACACTAAAGGAATGGGTTCTCAAACACGCATTGCCAGGCCTCCTGCTGAAGGGCGAGGTCGCAGTCAGTTGCTTCCTCGCTATTGGCCCAGGATCACAGACCAAGAATTGCAGCAGATATCTGGGGa TTTGAAATCCACTGTTGTACCGTTGTTTGAGAAAGTTCTCAGTGCTAGTGATGCTGGCCGGATTGGTCGTCTGGTTCTTCCCAAGGCATGTGCTGAG GCATACTTCCCTCCTATTAATCAATCAGAAGGTCTGCCGATAAGGATACAGGATGTGAAGGGTAAAGAGTGGACATTCCAGTTCAGATTTTGGCCCAATAATAACAGCAGAATGTATGTCTTGGAGGGGGTTACTCCTTGCATACAGAACATGCAACTGCAAGCTGGCGATACTG TGACATTTAGCCGTATAGACCCTGGTGGACAACTTGTCATGGGTTTCCGGAAGTCAACAACCAATGTTGAGACGCAG ACACAGGATCCACAGCCATCTGGCCTTCCTAATGGCGGTTCTCCTGGTGAAACTTCGTATTTAGGTGCTAGTGATAACATGCTTGCT ATTTCTGAAAATGGCAACAATGGAGGTCAGATACATGAAGATTCCTCACAACGGAATATCTTGATCCCAGAAAAAAAGAAGGCACGAAATATTGGGTTAAAGAACAAGAGGCTTCTCATGCACAGTGACGATGCCATGGAACTTAGAGTTACGTGGGAAGAAGCGCAAGAGCTTCTACGGCCACCTACAAACAGCCCAACAATTATCAAGATTGAGGACTGTGAATTTGAGGAATATGAT GAACCACCGATATTTGGGAAGAGGACTATATTTACTGTTCAACCATCTGG GCAGCAGGAACAGTGGGCTCAATGTGACAATTGCTCAAAATGGCGCAGGCTGCCCATGCATGTTCTTGTTCCTGCAAGATGGACATGTCCAGACAATGCTTGGGTCTTAAACAG CACATGTTCTGCTCCTGATGATATCAATCCAAGGGAACTGGAAGCTCTCAATATAGCCAGCAAGG ATTTTAAGAGGAGAAGAATAGTAGAAGCCAAGGTAGCTGAAGACTATGAGCCTTCTGGCTTAGATGCATTGGCTACTGCTGCTGTTTTAGGGGACAACATGGGGGATTTGACTGAGATGTCAGTTGGAGCCACTACCAAACATCCTCGCCATCGTCCTGGATGCAGTTGCATTGTCTGCATTCAGCCCCCAAGTGGAAAGGGCAAACACCCACCTTCGTGCAAGTGTAATGTTTGCCTGACTGTGAAAAGGCGCTTCAAAACACTCATGATGCGAAAGAAAAAGCGCCAGTCAGACCGAGAAGCTGAACTTCTCCAGGGAAAGGATCAAGAAACTCCTCCTCTAGATATGTCAGAAATGGAAGGGGCAGCTGAGCAGGCATTGCTGCTGACAAATCATTCAGATGCTGAAAGAAGCCAGAATGGGAGCTTGATGGAGGCAGGAGAGAGCAATAAGGGACAATTAGACCTAAACTGCCACCCCAGTAGGGAAGAAGACATGCTAGCTGAGGCAGCAGCTGGAATCAACTTGGCCACCCTCATAGACGCAGCGAGCATTCCCTTGGACGTGTATATGAGGCAGGATGGGGTTGCAAGCTTGAGCCATCACTTGCTACCATCGCATGCTCCCGGTGACGGTGAAGGGTCCTTACCTGAAGAAGGGTGCAGCGCATCAGCCAATATGGGGCCCGAGAAAAAGGGCAAAGAGGAGTAG
- the LOC113731409 gene encoding B3 domain-containing transcription repressor VAL1 isoform X1, producing MGSKICMNEVCRLTTSPEWKQGWGLKSGGFATLCSSCGTAYENLVFCEKFHLDEDGWRECKICRKRIHCGCVASKMLHEFLDFGGVGCITCVKQMDTPSLRTVKILGDEIPNGTIGHRSFDSLLQLCNNVDVNGSKKMFKPHKVGTNASLGQKKGEGTALPFEQVNTSSPNFTPQSVGSSMFVKPEISRQNQGFKDMAESLAQPSVNFSLSNALSASGSALPISEGIVEGSEQNRVSTAQQGQRARQILPKPPKPGSSVGSENTKGMGSQTRIARPPAEGRGRSQLLPRYWPRITDQELQQISGDLKSTVVPLFEKVLSASDAGRIGRLVLPKACAEAYFPPINQSEGLPIRIQDVKGKEWTFQFRFWPNNNSRMYVLEGVTPCIQNMQLQAGDTVTFSRIDPGGQLVMGFRKSTTNVETQTQDPQPSGLPNGGSPGETSYLGASDNMLAISENGNNGGQIHEDSSQRNILIPEKKKARNIGLKNKRLLMHSDDAMELRVTWEEAQELLRPPTNSPTIIKIEDCEFEEYDQEPPIFGKRTIFTVQPSGQQEQWAQCDNCSKWRRLPMHVLVPARWTCPDNAWVLNSTCSAPDDINPRELEALNIASKDFKRRRIVEAKVAEDYEPSGLDALATAAVLGDNMGDLTEMSVGATTKHPRHRPGCSCIVCIQPPSGKGKHPPSCKCNVCLTVKRRFKTLMMRKKKRQSDREAELLQGKDQETPPLDMSEMEGAAEQALLLTNHSDAERSQNGSLMEAGESNKGQLDLNCHPSREEDMLAEAAAGINLATLIDAASIPLDVYMRQDGVASLSHHLLPSHAPGDGEGSLPEEGCSASANMGPEKKGKEE from the exons ATGGGGTCCAAGATTTGCATGAACGAGGTGTGCCGTTTAACGACGTCGCCTGAGTGGAAGCAAGGTTGGGGATTGAAATCGGGTGGATTCGCCACGCTCTGCTCCAGCTgcgg AACTGCTTATGAAAATCTAGTTTTCTGTGAGAAATTCCACCTGGATGAGGATGGTTGGAGGGAATGCAAAATATGCAGAAAG CGAATCCATTGTGGGTGTGTCGCTTCAAAAATGTTGCATGAGTTCTTGGATTTCGGAGGTGTGGGTTGTATAACGTGTGTCAAGCAAATGGATACTCCTTCATTGAGAACGGTTAAG ATCCTCGGAGATGAAATTCCCAATGGTACAATAGGTCATAGAAGTTTTGACAGTCTGCTCCAACTCTGCAATAATGTGGATGTAAATGGTTCCAAAAAAATGTTTAAGCCTCATAAAGTTGGAACTAATGCATCTCTTGGGCAGAAGAAAGGTGAAGGAACCGCGCTTCCTTTTGAGCAAGTCAACACAAGCTCCCCCAATTTCACCCCCCAATCTGTTGGATCATCCATGTTTGTCAAACCAGAGATCAGTAGACAAAATCAAGGGTTTAAAGACATGGCTGAATCTCTAGCTCAGCCATCTGTAAATTTCTCATTGAGCAACGCTCTAAGTGCTTCAGGCTCAGCCCTGCCCATTTCTGAAGGGATTGTGGAAGGAAGCGAACAGAACAGAGTTTCTACTGCCCAGCAAGGACAAAGGGCACGCCAGATTCTGCCCAAACCCCCCAAACCTGGCTCCAGTGTAGGCTCTGAGAACACTAAAGGAATGGGTTCTCAAACACGCATTGCCAGGCCTCCTGCTGAAGGGCGAGGTCGCAGTCAGTTGCTTCCTCGCTATTGGCCCAGGATCACAGACCAAGAATTGCAGCAGATATCTGGGGa TTTGAAATCCACTGTTGTACCGTTGTTTGAGAAAGTTCTCAGTGCTAGTGATGCTGGCCGGATTGGTCGTCTGGTTCTTCCCAAGGCATGTGCTGAG GCATACTTCCCTCCTATTAATCAATCAGAAGGTCTGCCGATAAGGATACAGGATGTGAAGGGTAAAGAGTGGACATTCCAGTTCAGATTTTGGCCCAATAATAACAGCAGAATGTATGTCTTGGAGGGGGTTACTCCTTGCATACAGAACATGCAACTGCAAGCTGGCGATACTG TGACATTTAGCCGTATAGACCCTGGTGGACAACTTGTCATGGGTTTCCGGAAGTCAACAACCAATGTTGAGACGCAG ACACAGGATCCACAGCCATCTGGCCTTCCTAATGGCGGTTCTCCTGGTGAAACTTCGTATTTAGGTGCTAGTGATAACATGCTTGCT ATTTCTGAAAATGGCAACAATGGAGGTCAGATACATGAAGATTCCTCACAACGGAATATCTTGATCCCAGAAAAAAAGAAGGCACGAAATATTGGGTTAAAGAACAAGAGGCTTCTCATGCACAGTGACGATGCCATGGAACTTAGAGTTACGTGGGAAGAAGCGCAAGAGCTTCTACGGCCACCTACAAACAGCCCAACAATTATCAAGATTGAGGACTGTGAATTTGAGGAATATGAT CAGGAACCACCGATATTTGGGAAGAGGACTATATTTACTGTTCAACCATCTGG GCAGCAGGAACAGTGGGCTCAATGTGACAATTGCTCAAAATGGCGCAGGCTGCCCATGCATGTTCTTGTTCCTGCAAGATGGACATGTCCAGACAATGCTTGGGTCTTAAACAG CACATGTTCTGCTCCTGATGATATCAATCCAAGGGAACTGGAAGCTCTCAATATAGCCAGCAAGG ATTTTAAGAGGAGAAGAATAGTAGAAGCCAAGGTAGCTGAAGACTATGAGCCTTCTGGCTTAGATGCATTGGCTACTGCTGCTGTTTTAGGGGACAACATGGGGGATTTGACTGAGATGTCAGTTGGAGCCACTACCAAACATCCTCGCCATCGTCCTGGATGCAGTTGCATTGTCTGCATTCAGCCCCCAAGTGGAAAGGGCAAACACCCACCTTCGTGCAAGTGTAATGTTTGCCTGACTGTGAAAAGGCGCTTCAAAACACTCATGATGCGAAAGAAAAAGCGCCAGTCAGACCGAGAAGCTGAACTTCTCCAGGGAAAGGATCAAGAAACTCCTCCTCTAGATATGTCAGAAATGGAAGGGGCAGCTGAGCAGGCATTGCTGCTGACAAATCATTCAGATGCTGAAAGAAGCCAGAATGGGAGCTTGATGGAGGCAGGAGAGAGCAATAAGGGACAATTAGACCTAAACTGCCACCCCAGTAGGGAAGAAGACATGCTAGCTGAGGCAGCAGCTGGAATCAACTTGGCCACCCTCATAGACGCAGCGAGCATTCCCTTGGACGTGTATATGAGGCAGGATGGGGTTGCAAGCTTGAGCCATCACTTGCTACCATCGCATGCTCCCGGTGACGGTGAAGGGTCCTTACCTGAAGAAGGGTGCAGCGCATCAGCCAATATGGGGCCCGAGAAAAAGGGCAAAGAGGAGTAG